ATAATTCACCACGACAAAACTGTCCTCGGGGCTTTCCGCATAGCGCTTTTCGATGATCGGCTTCAGTTTTTCCGGTTTGCGGGTCAATTGGTAGTGGTTGATGACGATCTGCAAATGCCAGTTATTGGTCATATCGAGAAGCGGCACCAGTTCATCCAGTGGCGGATGCATGCCTGCCCCCAGCAGCATATTGGCGATCTCGCCGACAAAACCCGCATCGTCTGCATTGGCGCGCGCTGCGGCAACAGCAATGCCCTCCAGAAGATCGACGCGCCGCTCGGCCAGATAGAGCTTGGCGGCGAATTTCAGGAATTCGGCACGCTTTTCCGGCAAAGCCGCGGCCGACCGGGCAAAGGCTTGCGCCGCCTCGATCTTCTGGCCGAGCTTCAGATAGATATTGGCGGCCAGCATTTCGGCCTGTCCGGCTCGCGCCAATTGCCTGGCTGCCGCCTGCGCATGACTGAGAGCCTTTTCGAACGCGCCCTGCCGATAGGCATTGAGCGCCAAATCCATATCCTGAGCCATAATCCGTCAAGCCACCTGCATGTTCAATCCATGCGACGGCAGGAACATGCCGCAGCGTCATCTCGGATAGAGGAAAACCATTGCCCGAGGCTTGCCCGGTGGTGGCGGCGTGACACTTACCCCGGCAGGGCCGGAACATCGATCCGGGCGGGCGCAAGGCCAGCACGGGCGCGCTCCGCCATCAGCTCATAAGCCCGCTCCAAATGCCGGGTAAAGCGAAGCGTGTTAAACAGCGGCGCGGTATGGCGGCTGGCAGCAAGATGGCTTTTCAGTGCGGCGATCTCTTCCGGTTGCTGGGCAAGGCGCACCGCCAGACTGACAAAAACTTCCTCATCCTCAGCCACCAACTCGCCAAGACCGACAGCCTTTAACAGGCTTTCCGATACGCGAGCGGCAAAGCAATGCCCCCGCTTGGTCAAGACCGGCAATCCGCTCCAGAGCATGTCTGACGTCGTGGTGTGACCGTTATAGGGAAAGGTATCGAGCGCCAGATCGGCCAACGGCAGCCGGTGAACGTGGTCGCCATAATCCTGCTTGTCGGCAAACAGGATACGAGCCGGATCAATGCCCTCAGCCGCAAACGCCGCTTCAAGATTGGATCTTGCAAAGGCATCAGGGCATAGCGTCCACAGCAGGCTGTCGGGGGCTGCCCGCAAAACCCTGGCCCACAAGGCCAGCGTCTGCGGCGTGATCTTTTGGACGCCGTTGAACGATGCAAAGATGAAAGCCTGCTCCGGCAATCCGTGATCAACGCGCCGGGTCGGCTTTGGTTGTGGGCGGCTGGCGGCGCTGTTGGCCTGATAGCACTCCGGCAGGCGGCAGAATTTTTCCCGGTAGAAAGCCTCGGCACTGTCAGGCGTCACCACGGGATCGGTTATGGCATAATCCAGATCGACACCCGACACCGGGCCGGGAAAACCAAGATAGGTGGCTTTAATCGGCGCGGACGACAGGTTGACGATGCCGAGCCGGGCACCCGGCGTATGGCCTTTCAGATCGACCAGAATATCCACCTGCTGGCGGTCGATTTCGGCGGCGGCGGCCTCGTCGGAAAGATCGCGCAGGCTGACAAGCTCCTGGCGCAATTGTTGCGGCATGGCCTGCTGATCGGCGCTGTAATTCTTTGCGGTGTGGCAGAACAGCGTGATCCGGAACCGGCGGCGATCATGGGCCAGCAGGCTGTCGAGAAACAGTGTCATGGTTGCATGGGCGTGAAAATCGCTGGAGAGATAGCCGATATGCAGGGGTTGTTCGCTCTTTTCCATTATCCGGCGGCCGATTTTCCGCCGCGGCGGGCGGGCGGCAAAGCTTTGCGCCAGGGCCAGATGCTCGCGCACGGGCTTGGCCTGCACACTCTCGTCTTCGCACCAGAGCAGGCGCGACAGTGCTTGCTCAACCTGCAAAACGGCCTGGGCATAAGGCGCGTCCGGGGCGGCCATCAACGCCTGATGGCGGGCAATGGTGGTGAGATCGACTAGGTCGTGGGCGCTGGCAAAGCGCAGTCCTTCGATGGCGACATCGTCAGGCACCGTATCACGGGCCTCATCCAGCAGCGCTTTCAGCTCCGGCAATTGCCAATTGGCGCGGTAGAAACTGGCGGCAAAAAACATTGCCGGGCCACTCCCCCGGTCAAGATAAGGGATCAGTTGCGACACGGCCTGACGGGCAGCATTGTCCCAGGGGGCCAGCAGGGTCTGCGCCATGACCAGCACGAAGGCCGGATCGGCACGATTGAGAAGGCCCGCCTCCAACCCGATCCGACGCGCCTCATCCGCCTGTCCGGCCTGGAGAAACAGTGTCGCCGCCAGCTTCAAAAAGGCAGGGGCCTCGGCACGATTGGCGCTTGCCGCCTGGGCAAATGCGGTGGCGGCAGCTGGCTTGTCGCCGCGCTTCAGCAGGATATTACCGACGAGGGCCTTCGCCATCGCATGGTTGGGCGCTTTTTTAGCAATCACGGCGTGCGCCGCACCCAGCGCCGCATCGAAATCCCCGGCCTGATAAGCCTTGACCGCCTCCTCAAACGTTGCCATGGCCCGCCTCTTGCGGCGTGAAAAACGGCTCCTTGCGCGTAGGCAAGGCCGGAACATCAATATGATCGGGTTGAAGACCCGCCCGCGCCCGCTCCGCCATCATCTCATAACCACGTTCCAGATGACGGGTGAATCGCTCGGCATCAAACAGCGGCGCCGTTAAAATCTGGGTGCGCAGACGAGCCCGAAGCGCCTCCAGCCGGTCTGGATGCTCGACAAGATCAACGGCGCGGGCGATGAAATCATCCTCATCCTGCGCCACCAGTTCCGGCAGGCCGACGGCCTTCAGCAGGCTTTCGGAGACGCGGCCCGCGAATGCCTTGCCTTTCTTCGTCAGGACAGGCACTCCTGCCCACAACGCATCGGATGTGGTGGTGTGGCCGTTGTAGATAAAGGTGTCGAGCACCAGATCGGTTGCCGACATGCGGGCCAGAAACTCCGCATGTCGGCAGTTATCGAAGAAGATCAATCGCCCGGCATCAATGCCCTGCTGGGCGAAGGCGACGCGCAGATTGCCGGCAACGACCGGTCGCGCGCAGCTGACCGCAAGGACAGCCCCTGGCACATGCTCCAGCACCTTCGACCAGATACGGATCGTCTGACGGTCAATCTTCTGCGACGCATTGAAGGAGCCGAAAACGAACCGGCCAGGTGGCAGCCCCACCGCCTCGCGGTTTGCCCTCTGCTGCCAGGTCCGACCGGATATGCTGTTGGCCTGATAGGTGTCCGGCAACCTGCAGAGCTTTTCGTGATAATAGGGCTTGCTACTATCGGGCGTGACAACAGGATCGGTGATCGCATAGTCCAGATCGACCCCAACCACCGCGCCGGGAAATCCCAGATAGGTGGCTTTGATCGGCGCATCGCAACGGTCAACGACATCGAGCCTTGCCCGCGCCGTATGTCCGTGCAGATCCACCAATATATCCACCTCATTCTGGCGGATCCACTCGATAATCGCCTCGCTGGACAGATCGCGAACCCGGACGACTTCGCTGCGCATTTGCTCCGGCCAGGCCGATTGATAGACCTCAGAACCAGCGGGAGAATAGCACAGCAGGATAATTTCGAACCGCGAACGGTCATGCCGCATCAGCGCGTCCTGAAACAGCGTCATCGTTGCATGAAGGCGAAAATCACTGGAAAAATAGGCGATACGAATCCGGCCCTGCGGGCGGATCGCCCGGCGCGATAGAGGTTCTGCCGCCTGCGCACGGTGACGCATGACTTCAAGCGCTCCAAAAAACGGCTTTGCTGCCTCGCCTTCATCATCGGTGCGCACGATCCTCGCCCAGCCCAACTCGAAAGCCGCCAGACGCTCCCCAAAACCCGGCTCCCGCAATCGTGTCGCGAAATGATCCGTCACAGCGAAGTCGCAACGCTCCTGGGCGCGTAAAAACAGCGCAGAGAGCAGGAAAGCATTGTTGGGGTAGCGCGCAGCATTGGCCAGCAGAATGGCATACAATGCGTCCTTGTCCCTCGAGGTCGCAATGAAAGTAATGAGAAGATTGAGATGTGGACGCTTTTCGCAATCCAGGCCGCCGATAATCGCATGGGCCTCGCCGAGCCGCCCAAGCGTGGACAAGGCAGTCACGACCTTGAACACCGCTGTCTGATGATCGGCAAGCCGTTTTGCAACGAGATTGACAAGCCCGGCAAGCGGCTCGAACTGGCTCTCGGAAAACAACAGATCAATGGCCAGCACCAGACAATCATTCGCCTTGGCCGATGCGCTTTGTGCCACTTCCAGAAAAGCCTTGGCCGCCCCGGCCCTGTCGCCTTGCTTCAACCGGATGCCGCCGGTGAGGAAATCCAGATCGGCCATCCGGTCCGGGTCTGTTTCCTGCGTCGCATCGGCCAGCGCCAGCGCTTCGGCCAGATCGCCGCTTTGATAGGCCGAAAGTACCAGTTCCAGGGTGGCCACGCGATGCTCCAACAACAAACACCCGTGTCACCGGAATTATCGAATTCACAAGGCAACACCGGGTTCCAACGCCGGATACAGATGGCCCGACCCTCTCATCCATAAAAACAAGAGTTTGCGCGGGGCTGGAGAGACATCATGGGATGAAGAGGAACGATCAACCGAACAGCAAAAAGGGCCGCTTTCGCGACCCTTTCCTCCTGGCCTTGCGGCCATGAATTTTGCATGAGTTTGGCCTGACTGAAGACCCGGCGGCACAGCTGCCGCCGAAGGAAAATGGGATCAGATCGAGGGCTGCCCCTTTCCGACCATCACCATTCCAAAGCCCTCTACGCAGACCGAAATCTCATTAGACATTGGATCACCTTCCTTTCTCTCTGTTGACGTTGATAAGAAGGTAGGCCCGATTTTGCTAAATTTCAAGCACAACCGTCCAAAAGGTCAAAAAGCAACAAATGGTCCGATAGTCTGAGCAACCATCATGCGCGCCTCAGAACTCTTCCCAATCCTTTTCGACCGCCAGGGCGGTATTGCCGCGGCTGGAGGACACGGGTCGCCGCCCCGCAGGGGCAGAGGCCATTGCGGAATGGAAGGGTGCCGAGTGGGACGAGACTGGGCGGGATGGGGCCGACGCCTGCGTACCGGTGTGTACCTTGAAACGCGCCACCAGCGTGGAGAGATTACTCGCCTCGTCGGCCAGTTTATTGGTGGCGGCGGTCGATTCCTCGACCATGGCCGCATTCTGCTGTGTCGTCTGGTCCATCTGGTTGATGGCAGTATTGATCTCGCTCAGACCGGTCGATTGCTCCCTGGCGGCCTGTGCGATGGAATGGACATGTTCATTGATCTTCACGACATGGCTACCGATGGTACCCAGCACGTCGCCCGTCTCCGTCACCAGGGCCACGCCGCCGGCCACCTCGTTGCGAGAGCGGGTGATGAGGGTCTTGATGTCCTTGGCGGCGCCCGCCGAGCGTTGTGCCAGTTCGCGCACTTCCTGGGCAACGACAGCAAAGCCCTTGCCAGCCTCGCCCGCACGAGCCGCTTCCACGCCGGCATTCAGCGCCAGAAGATTGGTCTGGAAAGCGATTTCGTCGATGACATTGATGATGTTGCCGATCTCGTTGGAGGCCTGCTCGATGCGCTCCATGGCGGCAACCGTATTTCTGACCACGTCGCGGGACTGTTCGGTGCTTTGACGCGCCTGGGCAACCATGTCGGCGGCCTCACTTGAACGATCGGTGGAACTCTTGACAGCGGACGTTATCTCCTCGAGTGCTGCTGCGGTTTCCTCCAAAGAGGCCGCCTGCTGCTCCGAACGCTTGGACAGATCGGAGGAGGCATGGCGCAGTTCGCCCGCGCCGCTCTTGATCATGTCGATAGCGGAGCGGACTTCCGTCATCACCACCCGCAAGCTCTCCATGGTCGCGTTCATGTTTGTCTGCAAATTGAGGAACACGCCCTTGAACTCGCCGCGCATGGCTTCGGTCAGATCGCCTTCGGCCAGAGCCGCGACCACGCGATTGGTTTCAGCTACACCCAGATCGACAGAGGTCACCAACTGGTTGACGCTGGCAGCAAAGCGATTCAGGTCTTCGTTGTCATAGCGCTTTTGA
This region of Agrobacterium vitis genomic DNA includes:
- a CDS encoding O-linked N-acetylglucosamine transferase, SPINDLY family protein, translating into MATFEEAVKAYQAGDFDAALGAAHAVIAKKAPNHAMAKALVGNILLKRGDKPAAATAFAQAASANRAEAPAFLKLAATLFLQAGQADEARRIGLEAGLLNRADPAFVLVMAQTLLAPWDNAARQAVSQLIPYLDRGSGPAMFFAASFYRANWQLPELKALLDEARDTVPDDVAIEGLRFASAHDLVDLTTIARHQALMAAPDAPYAQAVLQVEQALSRLLWCEDESVQAKPVREHLALAQSFAARPPRRKIGRRIMEKSEQPLHIGYLSSDFHAHATMTLFLDSLLAHDRRRFRITLFCHTAKNYSADQQAMPQQLRQELVSLRDLSDEAAAAEIDRQQVDILVDLKGHTPGARLGIVNLSSAPIKATYLGFPGPVSGVDLDYAITDPVVTPDSAEAFYREKFCRLPECYQANSAASRPQPKPTRRVDHGLPEQAFIFASFNGVQKITPQTLALWARVLRAAPDSLLWTLCPDAFARSNLEAAFAAEGIDPARILFADKQDYGDHVHRLPLADLALDTFPYNGHTTTSDMLWSGLPVLTKRGHCFAARVSESLLKAVGLGELVAEDEEVFVSLAVRLAQQPEEIAALKSHLAASRHTAPLFNTLRFTRHLERAYELMAERARAGLAPARIDVPALPG
- a CDS encoding O-linked N-acetylglucosamine transferase, SPINDLY family protein, encoding MATLELVLSAYQSGDLAEALALADATQETDPDRMADLDFLTGGIRLKQGDRAGAAKAFLEVAQSASAKANDCLVLAIDLLFSESQFEPLAGLVNLVAKRLADHQTAVFKVVTALSTLGRLGEAHAIIGGLDCEKRPHLNLLITFIATSRDKDALYAILLANAARYPNNAFLLSALFLRAQERCDFAVTDHFATRLREPGFGERLAAFELGWARIVRTDDEGEAAKPFFGALEVMRHRAQAAEPLSRRAIRPQGRIRIAYFSSDFRLHATMTLFQDALMRHDRSRFEIILLCYSPAGSEVYQSAWPEQMRSEVVRVRDLSSEAIIEWIRQNEVDILVDLHGHTARARLDVVDRCDAPIKATYLGFPGAVVGVDLDYAITDPVVTPDSSKPYYHEKLCRLPDTYQANSISGRTWQQRANREAVGLPPGRFVFGSFNASQKIDRQTIRIWSKVLEHVPGAVLAVSCARPVVAGNLRVAFAQQGIDAGRLIFFDNCRHAEFLARMSATDLVLDTFIYNGHTTTSDALWAGVPVLTKKGKAFAGRVSESLLKAVGLPELVAQDEDDFIARAVDLVEHPDRLEALRARLRTQILTAPLFDAERFTRHLERGYEMMAERARAGLQPDHIDVPALPTRKEPFFTPQEAGHGNV
- a CDS encoding methyl-accepting chemotaxis protein; amino-acid sequence: MAFGITRIGSKLSVMSGAGIVLVLIISVAGWLLSQAVDRAVTQGQVQSGIARNIIDMKASLRGMDIGVGELRLATSQQQQQAAVEYFQQRRSSAEKYLNIARADMQLPANQERARRIGELLTNYSAAITQLATVIGRSSADVSASLPPLKKMNDELAALVDETVIAVKQKVEETNEERLHLQNTASAITLCLSVLLVMLMIGSALFGRRAIATPIQRITDCMADLAKGDLSKTIPYASNKDEIGDMARAVLVFKQNAEKVRDLNAQEVALQAQNADLQSNISHVVSSAVAGDFSARIQKRYDNEDLNRFAASVNQLVTSVDLGVAETNRVVAALAEGDLTEAMRGEFKGVFLNLQTNMNATMESLRVVMTEVRSAIDMIKSGAGELRHASSDLSKRSEQQAASLEETAAALEEITSAVKSSTDRSSEAADMVAQARQSTEQSRDVVRNTVAAMERIEQASNEIGNIINVIDEIAFQTNLLALNAGVEAARAGEAGKGFAVVAQEVRELAQRSAGAAKDIKTLITRSRNEVAGGVALVTETGDVLGTIGSHVVKINEHVHSIAQAAREQSTGLSEINTAINQMDQTTQQNAAMVEESTAATNKLADEASNLSTLVARFKVHTGTQASAPSRPVSSHSAPFHSAMASAPAGRRPVSSSRGNTALAVEKDWEEF